The sequence below is a genomic window from Nostoc flagelliforme CCNUN1.
CTGATTATATCGAAACCTCTACTTATGATGCCAACGGCAAGCAGATATTGACAAGAATCATGATGGTATTATTGATGCAGTTGCAAGTTATTTGTATAATGCCAATGGTCAACTAATTAGCACCACCACAGAGGAAAATATTCCCAGTAAAACTTTAAACGGTGGCAAATGTGCAGACACACTCACTGGTGGGGCTGGTAATGATCAAATTTCTGGTAAAAGCGGCAACGATCAACTGTTGGGATTAGCCGGAAATGACAAATTAGTTGGTGATTACGGTGCTGACATCCTCAACGGTGGCGCTGGGCGTGATACCCTTACAGGCGGTTATGGCGCTGACAAGTTGGTGTTCAACAGCTTGAGTGATTCGTTGTTGTCTGGCTTTGATAAAATTACTGATCTGAAAATCGGTGAAGATAAAATTGATGGGCTGTATGCAGTTTCAGCCGCCAATTTGGTTCAACTGGGCACTGTTGGGAGTTTGAACTTGTCAGATATCCAAGCTGTATTGAGCACCACTGCTTTTGTAGCTAAAGGTGCGGCAACTTTTATCTTGGGTACAGGCAATCATCAACGGACTTTTCTAGCACTCAATGATAATATTCAGGGATTTTCTGGACTCACGGATGCGGTGATTGAGATTAGTGGCTACAAGGGGAACTTAAATAATTTAGCTGTTGTCTAAGGAACTTCCAAAAAATAAATTATTCCAAAAAAACAAGAGGCAGTAGGTATTTAACTATTATTACTAAACACCAATATATAGCAGGCTTTCGTTAGCTCGATGGACTACTATGCCCTACTGAATCATTCGCGCTCAACAAGATCCCCGACTTCTTAATGAAGCCGGGGATCTGCGGTTTGCAATTCTCAAAGGCTTTCGCCAGAACTTCCCCCAGAGGGCGAACGGTGACTCAGCACTCCTGAGATGATTCACTCTTTGACAACTGGTTCACCCGATTGGGTGTATGCGATCGCAGCATCCAGAACTACCCTGAAAGTAGAGCCTCTTTTCTGCTGTTGGTGATCGCGCCGACAGTCACAAAACTCTCATAGTGGCTATGATTGCCTTGAATATTATGCCAATTGCTTATATATCAAA
It includes:
- a CDS encoding bluetail domain-containing putative surface protein, coding for MYNANGQLISTTTEENIPSKTLNGGKCADTLTGGAGNDQISGKSGNDQLLGLAGNDKLVGDYGADILNGGAGRDTLTGGYGADKLVFNSLSDSLLSGFDKITDLKIGEDKIDGLYAVSAANLVQLGTVGSLNLSDIQAVLSTTAFVAKGAATFILGTGNHQRTFLALNDNIQGFSGLTDAVIEISGYKGNLNNLAVV